From a region of the Salinispira pacifica genome:
- the rpsS gene encoding 30S ribosomal protein S19, whose amino-acid sequence MSRSIKKGPFVAKSLYKKVNEMAKGEGGKKMIKTFSRSSTIIPDMVGMTISVYNGKTWVPVYVTENLVGHKLGEFAPTRLFRGHAGSDAKAGKR is encoded by the coding sequence GTGTCAAGATCAATTAAAAAGGGTCCTTTTGTCGCAAAGAGCCTCTATAAAAAAGTGAATGAGATGGCGAAAGGTGAGGGCGGAAAGAAGATGATTAAGACATTTTCCCGTTCATCAACCATCATCCCTGACATGGTCGGGATGACCATCTCTGTGTATAACGGAAAGACCTGGGTTCCGGTTTATGTGACCGAAAACCTTGTCGGTCATAAGCTCGGTGAGTTTGCGCCCACCAGACTGTTTCGGGGTCATGCCGGATCAGATGCGAAAGCTGGTAAGCGCTAG
- the rpsQ gene encoding 30S ribosomal protein S17: MENTKVKRNRRSYTGVVVSDKMDKTVVIRVTTKRTHNLYKKYVTWSKKLKVHDEANDANTGDTIRVEECRPISKNKTWRMVEIVERAR, encoded by the coding sequence GTGGAAAATACAAAGGTTAAGAGAAACCGTCGTTCCTACACCGGTGTGGTGGTAAGCGACAAAATGGACAAGACTGTGGTTATTCGGGTGACAACCAAAAGAACCCACAATCTGTATAAGAAATATGTGACTTGGTCCAAGAAGCTGAAGGTTCATGATGAGGCTAACGATGCGAACACGGGAGATACCATCCGTGTTGAAGAGTGCCGACCCATCAGCAAGAACAAGACCTGGCGCATGGTTGAAATTGTAGAACGGGCTCGCTAG
- the rpmC gene encoding 50S ribosomal protein L29, producing MKNSFKDLTFDELVQKREELKTKIMDVRFKSVVGHVDNPLEKRNLRRQISRLNSLIYNHPDVTGDE from the coding sequence ATGAAAAATTCATTTAAAGATCTGACCTTTGATGAACTGGTGCAGAAGCGGGAAGAGCTGAAGACCAAAATTATGGATGTTCGTTTCAAGTCTGTGGTTGGTCATGTGGATAATCCTCTGGAGAAAAGAAATCTCCGACGCCAGATTTCCCGGCTGAACAGTCTTATCTACAACCACCCCGATGTTACCGGTGACGAGTAG
- the rplP gene encoding 50S ribosomal protein L16, with amino-acid sequence MLSPKRLKYRKQQRNVKNSLLGKAQRGNTIAFGEYALVALGNKWVTNRQIEAARIAMTRHIKRGGKVWIRLFPDVPYTRKPAETRMGSGKGSPDAWVAVVKPGTVMFEIAGVSKELASEAMRRAASKLPIKCKFVVREDLE; translated from the coding sequence ATGCTGAGTCCGAAAAGACTGAAATATCGTAAACAGCAGCGTAACGTGAAAAACTCCCTTCTGGGAAAAGCCCAGCGGGGAAACACCATTGCTTTCGGTGAATACGCTCTTGTTGCCCTGGGCAACAAATGGGTGACCAATCGTCAGATTGAAGCTGCACGTATTGCCATGACCCGTCATATCAAGCGTGGCGGTAAAGTATGGATACGGCTGTTTCCCGATGTTCCCTATACCCGGAAGCCCGCAGAAACCCGAATGGGTAGCGGTAAGGGAAGTCCTGACGCATGGGTGGCTGTTGTGAAACCCGGCACGGTAATGTTTGAAATCGCCGGTGTAAGTAAAGAGTTGGCTTCAGAAGCTATGAGACGCGCTGCGTCCAAGCTTCCGATTAAGTGCAAGTTTGTGGTTCGGGAAGATCTGGAGTAG
- the rplN gene encoding 50S ribosomal protein L14 has product MIQMQTYLTVADNSGAKRVQCIKVLGGSKRKTAGIGDIVVVSVKDALPNAPLKKGKVEKAVIVRTKSSYRRQDGTYIRFDENACVIIDANHNPKGKRIFGPVARELRDRDFMKIVSLAPEVL; this is encoded by the coding sequence ATGATTCAGATGCAAACATATTTAACAGTCGCAGATAACAGTGGTGCCAAGCGGGTACAGTGTATCAAGGTGCTTGGCGGCAGCAAAAGAAAAACTGCTGGTATTGGCGACATCGTTGTAGTAAGCGTAAAAGACGCCCTCCCCAATGCGCCCCTGAAAAAGGGAAAGGTTGAAAAGGCGGTAATTGTACGAACCAAGTCATCCTACCGACGGCAGGATGGAACATATATCCGGTTCGATGAGAATGCCTGCGTGATTATCGACGCAAACCACAATCCCAAGGGTAAGCGCATTTTCGGGCCTGTTGCCCGGGAGCTTCGTGATAGAGACTTCATGAAGATTGTGTCTCTTGCACCGGAAGTATTGTAA
- the rplX gene encoding 50S ribosomal protein L24, translating to MNTYTTKIKKNDQVMVVAGREKGKTGRVLRIDLKNGRILIEGVNMVKKAVRKKSQNDRGGIMEVEAPLHISNVQLVGKNGKPARAGFKLDGDKKVRVNAKTGEAL from the coding sequence ATGAACACGTATACAACAAAGATTAAGAAGAATGACCAGGTAATGGTTGTTGCGGGAAGAGAAAAGGGCAAGACCGGCCGTGTACTCCGGATCGATCTGAAGAACGGAAGAATCCTGATCGAAGGCGTGAACATGGTGAAAAAGGCTGTTCGCAAGAAAAGCCAGAACGACCGCGGAGGCATCATGGAGGTGGAAGCACCTCTGCATATCTCCAATGTTCAGCTGGTGGGAAAGAACGGTAAGCCCGCGCGGGCCGGCTTTAAGCTCGACGGCGATAAGAAGGTTCGCGTTAACGCGAAAACAGGAGAGGCTCTGTAA
- the rplD gene encoding 50S ribosomal protein L4, translating into MDKKVLSVQGKEVKDISLNDSVFNREVSEGAVYHAIRNELANLRQGTASTKTRSEVRGSHRKLWKQKGTGRARMGTRQSPVWVGGGAAFGPRPRDYSYKMPRKLKRLAFKSILSMKNQNDSLIVVEDFDVENGKTKNLAGILSNLGNAERTVLIVKDEDKMIKRAGKNIPWLTTLSYNKLRAHDLFYGKKVVVLESAALKLNDFYSDEPAKAAAK; encoded by the coding sequence ATGGATAAGAAGGTCCTTTCAGTACAGGGAAAAGAAGTCAAAGATATCTCCCTGAATGACTCGGTGTTTAACCGGGAAGTGAGTGAAGGTGCTGTCTATCATGCCATCAGAAATGAGCTTGCCAACCTTCGCCAGGGTACCGCTTCTACCAAGACCAGAAGTGAAGTCCGGGGATCACACCGGAAACTCTGGAAGCAGAAGGGAACCGGCCGGGCCCGTATGGGTACCCGTCAGAGCCCCGTGTGGGTCGGCGGTGGCGCAGCATTCGGTCCCCGTCCCCGGGATTACAGCTATAAGATGCCCCGGAAGCTGAAGCGGCTTGCTTTTAAATCAATTCTGAGCATGAAGAATCAGAATGACAGCCTCATTGTTGTTGAAGATTTTGATGTGGAAAACGGAAAGACCAAAAATCTTGCCGGTATCCTCAGTAATCTTGGAAACGCAGAACGGACAGTCCTCATTGTGAAAGATGAAGACAAGATGATTAAGCGCGCGGGGAAAAATATCCCCTGGCTTACCACCCTCAGCTATAACAAGCTTCGGGCTCATGATCTGTTCTACGGAAAAAAAGTTGTTGTGCTGGAAAGCGCGGCCCTGAAGCTGAATGATTTTTACAGCGATGAGCCGGCGAAAGCAGCCGCAAAATAA
- a CDS encoding type Z 30S ribosomal protein S14 gives MAKKSMINKAQRKPKYMTRRVNRCKVCGRPRGYMRKFQMCRVCFRKYASEGLIPGVTKSSW, from the coding sequence ATGGCGAAGAAATCAATGATAAACAAAGCGCAGCGCAAACCCAAATATATGACCAGAAGGGTTAATCGCTGTAAGGTCTGTGGACGTCCCCGGGGTTATATGAGGAAGTTCCAGATGTGTCGTGTGTGTTTCCGGAAGTATGCCAGTGAAGGCCTGATTCCCGGTGTAACAAAGTCCAGCTGGTAA
- the rpsH gene encoding 30S ribosomal protein S8, protein MSISDPVADMLTKIRNASMASFEKVDVTPSKLKLEIVKILKNEGYVKNFKKVTKDGIDVIRVFLKYDENDKPIIHGLQKISKPGRRVYSGYKELPRILNGYGTLIVSTSTGVTTGRKASEKKVGGELICSIW, encoded by the coding sequence ATGAGTATTAGCGATCCTGTAGCAGATATGCTCACAAAAATCCGGAATGCCTCCATGGCAAGTTTTGAGAAGGTTGATGTGACTCCCTCAAAGCTCAAACTGGAAATTGTGAAGATATTGAAGAACGAAGGCTACGTGAAGAACTTCAAGAAAGTGACCAAGGATGGCATCGATGTCATCAGGGTTTTCCTGAAGTATGATGAAAATGATAAGCCGATTATTCACGGCCTTCAGAAAATTTCGAAGCCCGGACGTCGGGTGTATTCGGGGTATAAAGAACTGCCCCGGATTCTGAATGGTTATGGTACCCTGATCGTTTCCACTTCCACCGGTGTAACAACCGGACGCAAGGCGAGTGAGAAAAAGGTCGGGGGAGAACTGATCTGTTCAATCTGGTAA
- the rplV gene encoding 50S ribosomal protein L22: MAEKRGYKAHARYVLISPTKVRRVADNVRRKSYPEAIAILENLPHKGAKILQKVIQSAAANALYQNKQLDEDMLFISELMVNEGPRMKRLWRRGRGRADVLLKRMSHVTAVVDEVNKAGV, encoded by the coding sequence ATGGCAGAGAAACGTGGATATAAAGCACACGCCCGTTATGTTCTGATCTCCCCAACAAAGGTGCGCCGGGTAGCAGACAATGTACGCCGGAAGAGCTATCCCGAAGCTATCGCCATTCTGGAAAACCTGCCCCACAAGGGTGCGAAGATTCTGCAGAAGGTTATTCAGAGTGCGGCGGCAAATGCACTGTATCAGAACAAGCAGCTTGATGAAGACATGCTTTTCATCAGTGAGTTGATGGTAAATGAAGGTCCCCGGATGAAGCGCTTGTGGAGACGGGGTCGCGGTCGGGCTGATGTTCTCTTGAAGAGAATGAGTCATGTGACTGCGGTAGTGGATGAAGTAAATAAGGCGGGAGTGTAA
- the rplW gene encoding 50S ribosomal protein L23 codes for MRADEVILEPLLTEKSNGLREQNKYSFVVSPRANKIEVMKAVEALFDVKPQGCNIVSVKGKPRRVRFAVGKTASWKKAVVTLKAGDTISIFEGA; via the coding sequence ATGAGAGCCGATGAAGTAATTCTTGAGCCCCTGCTGACGGAAAAGAGCAACGGTCTGCGTGAGCAGAACAAGTACAGTTTCGTTGTCAGCCCCCGGGCGAACAAGATTGAAGTTATGAAGGCAGTTGAGGCCCTTTTTGATGTGAAGCCCCAGGGCTGTAACATCGTGAGTGTAAAGGGTAAGCCCCGGCGGGTTCGCTTTGCCGTTGGTAAAACTGCGAGTTGGAAAAAGGCGGTTGTGACTCTGAAAGCCGGAGACACAATATCCATTTTTGAAGGTGCCTAA
- the rpsC gene encoding 30S ribosomal protein S3, whose translation MGQKVNPIGLRLGINKTWSSKWYVDPRDYADTLHEDLKLRKALKELPETRNADIAEVEIVRHPQRITLVIHTSRPGVIIGTKGATIEKIGASLQKITGKKIQLKIKEIKKPETDAQIIALDVARKLKGRSSFRRTLKMTAAQAMKGGAQGVKILISGRLGGAEMSRNEVIKQGRIPLHTLRANINYGFAEAHTTFGIIGVKVWIFKGEVLKREAKEDAGALVRKKREPREGRK comes from the coding sequence GTGGGACAGAAAGTAAATCCGATCGGTCTGCGTCTTGGTATTAACAAAACCTGGAGTTCCAAATGGTATGTGGATCCCAGGGATTATGCGGATACTCTTCATGAGGATCTGAAACTCAGGAAAGCTCTGAAAGAGCTGCCTGAAACCAGGAACGCCGACATTGCTGAAGTGGAGATTGTACGTCATCCCCAGAGGATCACGCTGGTAATTCATACCTCCCGGCCCGGTGTAATCATCGGAACCAAGGGTGCCACCATTGAAAAAATCGGTGCATCTTTGCAGAAGATTACCGGGAAAAAGATCCAGCTGAAAATTAAAGAGATTAAAAAGCCTGAGACGGACGCTCAGATCATTGCATTGGATGTGGCGAGAAAGCTGAAGGGTCGTTCATCCTTCCGCCGCACACTGAAAATGACTGCTGCACAGGCCATGAAGGGCGGAGCACAGGGTGTGAAAATCCTGATTTCCGGCCGGCTTGGCGGTGCCGAAATGAGCCGTAACGAGGTGATCAAGCAGGGAAGAATTCCTCTGCATACCCTCCGGGCGAATATCAACTATGGTTTCGCGGAAGCCCACACAACCTTCGGTATCATCGGGGTGAAGGTGTGGATCTTCAAAGGTGAAGTACTGAAGCGCGAGGCGAAAGAAGATGCCGGTGCTCTGGTTCGTAAGAAAAGAGAGCCCCGGGAAGGGAGAAAGTAA
- the rplE gene encoding 50S ribosomal protein L5 — MASAVPTLKALYTDKVRKELQDEFGYKSSMQLPRIEKVIVSMGVGDAISNKKLLDVAVNELTQIAGQRAVKTRAKKSISNFKLREGMEVGAKVTLRGNRMYEFMDRLINIALPRVKDFRGVNPNAFDGHGNYSLGVTEQIIFPEIVYDRIERISGLNIAIVTTAKTDVEAKSLLGKLGMPFRK, encoded by the coding sequence ATGGCAAGTGCTGTACCTACATTAAAAGCTCTCTACACCGATAAGGTGCGAAAAGAGCTTCAGGATGAGTTTGGATACAAAAGCTCCATGCAGCTTCCCCGTATTGAAAAAGTTATTGTCAGCATGGGTGTCGGCGATGCTATCTCCAACAAAAAACTGTTGGACGTAGCGGTAAACGAGTTGACCCAGATTGCCGGACAGCGGGCCGTAAAGACCCGGGCCAAGAAGTCAATCTCTAACTTTAAGCTTCGGGAAGGCATGGAAGTGGGTGCGAAGGTCACGCTCCGTGGAAACAGAATGTATGAATTCATGGATCGTCTGATCAATATCGCCCTCCCCCGGGTAAAAGACTTTCGGGGTGTGAATCCGAATGCGTTTGACGGTCATGGAAACTATTCGCTGGGTGTAACCGAACAGATCATATTTCCGGAAATTGTATATGACCGGATTGAACGGATCAGCGGGTTGAACATCGCGATTGTTACGACTGCCAAGACCGATGTCGAGGCGAAAAGCCTGCTTGGCAAGCTCGGAATGCCGTTCAGGAAATAG
- the rplF gene encoding 50S ribosomal protein L6 has protein sequence MSRIGKLPVAIPQGVEVNVTDDTFTVKGPNGSLSQTYKPLVSFKSEDNQIVVTRKNESKEAKSLHGLYRNLLNNMVIGVTKGFERALIINGVGYRAEVKGQSILMNLGFSNQIEYVIPEGVEVQVEGQNKVIIKGNDKVLVGRVASEIRSLRPPEPYKGKGVRYEDERIRRKEGKTGIK, from the coding sequence ATGTCACGAATTGGAAAACTGCCTGTGGCGATCCCACAGGGTGTGGAAGTCAATGTAACCGACGACACCTTTACCGTGAAGGGACCAAATGGAAGTCTGAGCCAGACATACAAGCCCCTGGTAAGTTTCAAATCTGAAGATAATCAGATTGTTGTAACCCGGAAGAATGAATCCAAAGAAGCAAAAAGTCTTCACGGACTCTACCGGAACCTTCTGAATAACATGGTTATTGGAGTTACCAAGGGTTTTGAACGCGCTTTGATTATAAATGGTGTTGGTTACCGTGCCGAAGTGAAGGGACAGAGCATTCTCATGAATCTTGGTTTTTCAAACCAGATCGAGTATGTAATCCCCGAAGGTGTTGAGGTACAGGTAGAGGGACAGAACAAGGTTATCATTAAAGGTAACGATAAAGTTCTGGTCGGTCGCGTTGCGTCGGAAATACGCTCATTAAGACCCCCCGAACCCTATAAGGGTAAGGGCGTACGTTATGAAGATGAGCGCATCCGCCGCAAGGAAGGAAAGACCGGTATCAAATAA
- the rplB gene encoding 50S ribosomal protein L2, with protein sequence MGTKNYNPTTPGLRGTTGLTYEEITKGRPEKGLTKGKNGKAGRNSAGRISIRRRGGGHKRKYRVIDFARDKHGVPGVVAAIEYDPNRSANIALVQYRDGDKRYILAPRGVSVGHEILSGEGAAPKVGNALPLENIPVGTTVHNVELELGRGGQLVRAAGASAIIVAKDKDYVTVKLPSGEMRMVFKKCFATVGTVGNIDHMNVSLGKAGRSRWLGRRPKVRGVVMNPVDHPHGGGEGRTSGGRHPVSPWGMPTKGYKTRKKRKTSSRFIVKRRK encoded by the coding sequence ATGGGAACTAAGAACTATAACCCGACAACCCCTGGACTTCGCGGCACCACCGGACTGACCTATGAGGAAATCACCAAGGGTCGACCCGAGAAAGGTCTTACCAAAGGTAAGAACGGCAAAGCCGGTCGGAACTCCGCTGGACGGATCTCCATACGCCGAAGAGGCGGTGGTCACAAGCGGAAGTACCGAGTTATCGACTTTGCCCGGGATAAGCACGGTGTGCCCGGTGTTGTTGCCGCAATAGAGTACGACCCCAACCGCAGTGCAAATATCGCACTGGTTCAGTATCGGGACGGAGACAAGAGGTACATTCTTGCTCCCCGGGGTGTAAGTGTTGGTCATGAGATTTTGAGCGGTGAAGGTGCCGCGCCCAAAGTGGGTAACGCACTTCCTCTGGAAAATATTCCGGTGGGTACCACTGTTCATAATGTTGAACTGGAGCTTGGCCGCGGCGGTCAGCTGGTTCGTGCTGCTGGAGCTTCCGCAATCATCGTTGCAAAGGACAAGGATTACGTTACCGTAAAACTTCCTTCAGGCGAAATGCGGATGGTGTTTAAGAAGTGCTTTGCGACCGTAGGAACTGTGGGCAATATTGACCACATGAATGTAAGTCTGGGTAAAGCCGGACGTTCAAGATGGCTCGGTCGCCGTCCCAAGGTTCGCGGTGTTGTTATGAACCCCGTAGATCACCCCCATGGTGGTGGTGAAGGCCGGACCTCCGGTGGACGTCATCCTGTTTCTCCCTGGGGTATGCCAACCAAAGGGTATAAAACACGGAAGAAACGTAAGACTTCTAGCCGGTTTATTGTGAAGAGACGCAAGTAG